The Oscarella lobularis chromosome 9, ooOscLobu1.1, whole genome shotgun sequence genome includes a window with the following:
- the LOC136191541 gene encoding LOW QUALITY PROTEIN: uncharacterized protein (The sequence of the model RefSeq protein was modified relative to this genomic sequence to represent the inferred CDS: substituted 1 base at 1 genomic stop codon): MYFLLVLALTAAAVEAKPSGAVWYQKEEHLLAAKEVRRYVYHATNQWLDLHDEATDLTDLLEVQNNTVVLHESDDVLIERFSLGSKRPIGEQSYVLKTTRHHGLTQLFAIGGDSTGVLYAAYAIAEKFGVRFRLYGDIIPEETMTGEFRLPNLDEFAEPAFDVRGLQPFHDFPEGPDWWGETEYKAITTQISKQKMNFIGLHTYPHSPGSNRGEPTVWVGLKEDVNEDGTVKQSYATSYANTMRNQWGYAALPTGNYSYGASQIFDMDCYSSSVQLGNCPYPTTPQGNNAVFDKTGLLLKNSFEHAHAVGVKTCVGTETPLTIPQAPPIAPLNLYYSKSRQDNFLTTTQCAECEGVYEFVRVEGFVHTQSFPGSIPLNTYYNGQLMDNVLSPKPPGEGYGFVRTEGYASVNSSSTSGNFSTLMTYYNAQIHDHLSVSTAEGESYAKSHGYTLVGSVASVMANGTAVAPSTQDYYKGIFTRLQKMGLPLDYYWIWTPEGWEWGKMTSKNPVFESAVNDLNSAAAAHDAVNASFNLATCGWVVGPLPDRTIFDKVLSAKYSAVTSIDMSVGNTPVDPSYMNITKHGKWAIPXMEDDPGLTAPELWVNRTLMHMEDAKKYGCQGLLGIHWRTVQTSPQIAAMAQKSWNFDLTSKQFWASWSMEEFGISDPAAVFSAIESYNLPRPVNWGGGPGVFKGDVAQCTWGPKYGFVDTLASMKSKVKPNSSYMDRFEYWVNTFMYMRAISATECAWGQFNKVIAKVSKETDPPTRQKMAEMLALPLREQLVQNATQMMTYLLQTVSSTGELGTIMNVLSHSLIHAIEEPAAQLESYLGHPLSGNAVPSKVYSGPTKLIVPTVRTMVSKGENITVRALVLSSHAVHNVLLYWRNLPGEKTSFTPTAFTHLNRNVFEVEMALMNDFEYYAIANVEEEMQQHWPPGNSTQSVVVM; the protein is encoded by the exons ATGTACTTCCTTCTTGTTCTCGCCCTAACTGCGGCTGCAGTGGAGGCGAAACCGAGCGGCGCGGTGTGGTatcagaaagaagagcacCTTCTCGCAGCAAAGGAG GTCCGACGCTACGTCTATCACGCGACGAATCAGTGGCTCGACTTGCACGACGAAGCCACAGATCTCACCGATCTCCTAGAAGTGCAAAACAACACCGTCGTTTTgcacgaaagcgacgacgttctcatcGAAAG ATTTTCTCTTGGATCGAAGAGACCAATTGGCGAACAGAGCTATGTACTGAAGACTACGCGTCATCACGGATTGACTCAGTTGTTCGCTATTGGCGGCGATTCGACGGGCGTTTTATACGCAGCCTACGCTATTGCGGAGAAATTCGgcgttcgttttcgactcTATG GTGATATCATTCCTGAGGAGACGATGACGGGAGAATTTCGTCTTCCGAATTTGGACGAATTCGCTGAGCCGGCTTTTGACGTTCGTGGTCTTCAGCCTTTTCATGATTTC CCTGAGGGTCCAGACTGGTGGGGAGAGACTGAATACAAAGCAATCACAACCCAGATCAG CAAGcagaaaatgaattttatTGGACTCCACACCTATCCTCATAGTCCGGGATCCAATAGAGGAGAGCCAACAGTATGGGTAGGACTCAAG GAAGATGTGAATGAGGATGGGACTGTGAAGCAAAGCTATGCGACGTCGTATGCGAATACGATGAGGAATCAATGGGGCTACGCTGCATTGCCAACGGGAAATTATTCCTACGGAGCGAGCCAA ATTTTTGATATGGACTGCTATAGCAGTTCTGTGCAGCTTGGAAATTGTCCTTACCCTACGACGCCCCAGGGCAATAATGCCGTCTTCGACAAGACCGGTCTCTTGTTGAAGAACTCTTTTGAACATGCCCATGCCGTTGGCGTCAAAACGTGCGTTGGAACCGAGACTCCACTTACGATTCCCCAAGCGCCACCAATTGCACCTCTGAATCTGTACTACAGCAAAAGTAGACAAGATAATTTCTTGACTACGACTCAA TGTGCAGAATGCGAAGGTGTCTACGAGTTCGTTCGCGTTGAAGGCTTTGTTCATACCCAGTCCTTTCCTGGATCAATTCCTTTGAATACGTATTACAATGGGCAGCTTATGGACAACGTGCTGAGTCCTAAGCCTCCTGGTGAAG GTTACGGGTTTGTTCGCACTGAAGGTTACGCCTCTGTgaattcgtcttcgacgtctgggaatttctcgacgttgATGACGTACTATAACGCTCAGATTCATGATCACTTGAGCGTTTCAACGGCAGAAGGAGAGTCATACGCAAAGTCTCACGG ATACACGTTGGTCGGTTCTGTGGCTAGTGTTATGGCGAATGGCACGGCGGTTGCTCCGTCTACGCAAGACTACTACAAG GGAATTTTTACTCGACTTCAAAAGATGGGACTACCGCTGGACTATTACTGGATATGGACACCGGAGGGATGGGAGTGgggaaaaatgacgtcaaa GAACCCAGTTTTTGAATCAGCGGTAAACGATCTCAATTCAGCTGCAGCAGCTCACGATGCTGTCAACGCCTCGTTTAATCTAG CTACTTGTGGCTGGGTTGTAGGACCGCTTCCGGATCGAACGATTTTCGACAAA GTCTTGTCTGCAAAATATTCAGCAGTCACTTCTATTGACATGAGTGTTGGGAACACGCCCGTTGATCCTTCCTACATGAACATCACTAAGCACGGCAAGTGGGCTATACCGTAGATGGAAGACGATCCCGGACTGACGGCGCCTGAATTGTGGGTCAATCGAACTCTCATGCACATGGAAGACGCGAAGAAGTACGGGTGTCAAGGCTTGCTTGGAATTCACT GGCGTACTGTGCAGACGTCACCTCAAATTGCTGCTATGGCTCAG AAATCGTGGAATTTTGATCTTACTAGCAAGCAGTTTTGGGCCTCGTGGTCTATGGAAGAGTTTGGAATTTCCGATCCAGCAGCTGTGTTCTCGGCAATCGAGAGTTATAATCTGCCTAGGCCAGTGAATTGGGGAGGAGGTCCAGGTGTTTTCAAAGGAGACGTGGCTCAG TGTACTTGGGGTCCTAAGTATGGCTTTGTTGACACACTGGCGTCAATGAAAAGCAAAGTCAAGCCCAATAGCAGTTACATGGATAG ATTTGAATATTGGGTCAATACGTTTATGTACATGCGTGCTATTAGTGCAACAGAGTGCGCCTGGGGGCAG tttaACAAAGTCATTGCTAAAGTGAGCAAGGAAACTGATCCTCCAACTCGTCAAAAAATGGCCGAGATGTTGGCTTTGCCTCTGCGTGAGCAGCTCGTTCAAAATGCCACGCAAATGATGACTTACCTTCTCCAG ACCGTTTCTTCTACTGGCGAATTGGGGACGATCATGAACGTACTCTCTCACAGTTTGATTCACGCTATCGAAGAGCCAGCCGCTCAGCTTGAGTCTTACCTCGGACATCCATTAAGTGGAAACGCGGTGCCATCGAAGGTTTATTCAGGGCCCACGAAATTGATTGTCCCAACTGTTAGGACAATGGTATCAAAAGGAGAG AATATCACTGTGAGGGCACTGGTTTTGTCTTCACACGCAGTGCACAACGTTTTGTTGTACTGGCGAAATTTACCTG gagagaaaacgtcttttaCACCTACTGCATTTACCCATCTAAATAGAAACGTTTTTGAAGTGGAAATGGCTCTT ATGAACGATTTTGAATACTATGCTATTGCCAATGTTGAAGAGGAAATGCAACAGCATTGGCCGCCAGGCAACTCGACACAGAGCGTTGTAGTAATGTAA
- the LOC136191546 gene encoding uncharacterized protein isoform X2, producing the protein MTIARYFVILSTAFFQLKTAECLHHDDVGHGHAALGIIECFYDFTTVHRECKEVKPPPVPTLPPQPMWFRPRTQGSGATQVVCTTTLRVNKEYVYNNTLDSSFDAIVFPHSLPVTKARPKLTCTWTVRTSLASSSYHVIMYDMSVDVTAADFASLCLVINEQPRACSTFNSKEGGELKPEFPIRGSTDSGHLDLSLILTLGNALDNARGCGKAMGSYKRFSEEEEGGHHSH; encoded by the exons ATGACGATCGCTCGTTACTTTGTTATATTGTCGACGGCCTTCTTTCAGTTGAAGACGGCTGAGTGTTTGcatcacgacgacgtcggacaCGGACATGCAGCATTAGG AATAATCGAATGCTTTTACGACTTCACAACGGTCCATCGAGAGTGCAAGGAAGTGAAACCGCCACCGGTGCCAACGCTACCACCACAACCAATGTGGTTTCGACCCCGAACTCAAGGATCAGGAGCAACACA AGTCGTTTGCACGACGACACTGAGAGTGAACAAGGAATACGTCTATAACAATACTCTCGATAGTTCcttcgacgcgatcgtcttTCCGCACTCGCTTCCCGTCACCAAGGCGCGTCCGAAGTTGACGTGCACGTGGACGGTGCGCACGTCGCTGGCGTCCTCTTCCTATCACGTGATCATGTACGACATGTCCGTCGACGTGACGGCCGCCGATTTCGCGTCACTGTGTCTCGTCATCAACGAGCAACCGAGAGCGTGCTCAACGTTCAATTCgaaagaaggcggcgaacTGAAACCGGAATTTCCCATTCGCGGTAGCACGGATTCGGGTCATCTCGATCTGAGTCTTATACTGACGCTGGGAAATGCGCTGGATAATGCGCGGGGGTGTGGTAAGGCGATGGGGTCCTATAAGCGGTTCAgtgaggaagaagaaggtgGGCATCATAGTCACTGA
- the LOC136191545 gene encoding uncharacterized protein isoform X1, translating to MTCMATYVPMKVEEPRHAAGAPTSIPAPIRVLTIITLVVVLALFGMVVATMALISEIVSADKSDFYLSDYEIAELDYVSSLAEGFSAFPLVAAVIGMLACLLTLCAEMTSSFSAKTKMRNGVGVCWAIDIGFSVIVCTMWGIAYLSASSDYELPTDLSFVSYGVLICDLALFFLSIALTAMCFLKRYSACCCTSLENYQVFYTSDTGDVYYPHPAVASKPTQQPMQAFPIKMQQPMLAYPQAYPVKMKQPMVGYPQAPTQMQQQMGAYPQAPAQMQQPMVAFSQAPTQVQPNVSVTTTSAQ from the exons ATGACCTGCATGGCCACTTACGTCCCCATGAAAGTCGAAGAGCCACGTCACGCTGCTGGCGCCCCAACCAGCATTCCTGCGCCAATCAGAGTCCTAACGATCATAaccctcgtcgtcgtgctcgCTCTGTTCGGCATGGTCGTCGCCACGATGGCGCTAATATCAGAAATCGTCAGTGCCGACAAATCGGATTTCTACTTATCGGACTACGAGATCGCCGAACTTGACTACGTCTCGTCTCTCGCCGAAGGCTTTTCTGCGTTTCCGCTAGTCGCCGCTGTG ATCGGTATGCTTGCGTGCCTTCTGACGTTGTGCgcggaaatgacgtcgagcTTCAGCGCGAAGACGAAG ATGCGCAATGGCGTTGGCGTGTGTTGGGCTATTGATATCGGATTTTCCGTCATCGTTTGCACTATGTGGGGAATTGCGTATCTCTCGGCTAGTTCCGATTATGAGCTCCCTACAGACTTATCCTTTGTTTCTTATGGCGTTCTGATTTGCGACTTGGCtctgttctttctttcaatAGCACTCACTGCGATGTGCTTTTTGAAGAGATACAGCGCGTGCTGCTGCACTAGTCTAGAGAATTATCAAGTGTTCTATACCAGCGATACCGGAGACGTCTACTACCCGCACCCCGCTGTTGCGTCGAAGCCGACTCAACAGCCGATGCAGGCGTTTCCAATCAAGATGCAGCAGCCAATGTTGGCTTATCCGCAGGCTTATCCGGTCAAGATGAAGCAACCAATGGTGGGTTATCCGCAGGCACCAACCCAGATGCAACAACAAATGGGAGCTTATCCGCAGGCACCGGCCCAGATGCAGCAACCAATGGTGGCCTTTTCGCAGGCCCCAACCCAGGTGCAGCCTAATGTGTCTGTGACCACCACCAGTGCTCAGTAA
- the LOC136191545 gene encoding uncharacterized protein isoform X2, which translates to MTCMATYVPMKVEEPRHAAGAPTSIPAPIRVLTIITLVVVLALFGMVVATMALISEIVSADKSDFYLSDYEIAELDYVSSLAEGFSAFPLVAAVIGMLACLLTLCAEMTSSFSAKTKMRNGVGVCWAIDIGFSVIVCTMWGIAYLSASSDYELPTDLSFVSYGVLICDLALFFLSIALTAMCFLKRYSACCCTSLENYQVFYTSDTGDVYYPHPAVASKPTQQPMQAFPIKMQQPMLAYPQAYPVKMKQPMAPAQMQQPMVAFSQAPTQVQPNVSVTTTSAQ; encoded by the exons ATGACCTGCATGGCCACTTACGTCCCCATGAAAGTCGAAGAGCCACGTCACGCTGCTGGCGCCCCAACCAGCATTCCTGCGCCAATCAGAGTCCTAACGATCATAaccctcgtcgtcgtgctcgCTCTGTTCGGCATGGTCGTCGCCACGATGGCGCTAATATCAGAAATCGTCAGTGCCGACAAATCGGATTTCTACTTATCGGACTACGAGATCGCCGAACTTGACTACGTCTCGTCTCTCGCCGAAGGCTTTTCTGCGTTTCCGCTAGTCGCCGCTGTG ATCGGTATGCTTGCGTGCCTTCTGACGTTGTGCgcggaaatgacgtcgagcTTCAGCGCGAAGACGAAG ATGCGCAATGGCGTTGGCGTGTGTTGGGCTATTGATATCGGATTTTCCGTCATCGTTTGCACTATGTGGGGAATTGCGTATCTCTCGGCTAGTTCCGATTATGAGCTCCCTACAGACTTATCCTTTGTTTCTTATGGCGTTCTGATTTGCGACTTGGCtctgttctttctttcaatAGCACTCACTGCGATGTGCTTTTTGAAGAGATACAGCGCGTGCTGCTGCACTAGTCTAGAGAATTATCAAGTGTTCTATACCAGCGATACCGGAGACGTCTACTACCCGCACCCCGCTGTTGCGTCGAAGCCGACTCAACAGCCGATGCAGGCGTTTCCAATCAAGATGCAGCAGCCAATGTTGGCTTATCCGCAGGCTTATCCGGTCAAGATGAAGCAACCAATG GCACCGGCCCAGATGCAGCAACCAATGGTGGCCTTTTCGCAGGCCCCAACCCAGGTGCAGCCTAATGTGTCTGTGACCACCACCAGTGCTCAGTAA
- the LOC136191549 gene encoding L-rhamnose-binding lectin CSL3-like — MSSTSQMIVLVYVGFAALCTTRAGSIAVAPHDGVGPDPKEVANAILTLSCVKGQETIACEGNVARLTCPPDTVIRVTEANYGRSDFPTCPHPQRSNLNCGDRARSISTVRHECDNRRHCVVTATNGVFGDPCVGTFKYLQVKYDCEPAFSVIACEGSSATLSCPTGEVIRIIKALYGRTEFQLCPHPARGNLACGSASHSLANVQSRCDYQASCTVPSSNGVFGDPCPGTYKYLEVQYRCG; from the exons atgtcgtcgacttcCCAGATGATCGTACTTGTCTACGTCGGTTTTGCCGCCCTGTGCACGACGAGGGCCGGAAGCATCGCA GTTGCTCCTCACGACGGTGTTGGACCAGATCCTAAA GAGGTGGCCAATGCTATTCTGACCTTGTCCTGCGTCAAGG GTCAAGAAACCATTGCCTGCGAAGGCAACGTCGCGAG ATTGACATGCCCTCCGGACACCGTTATTCGCGTCACCGAAGCAAATTACGGTCGAAGCGACTTTCCGACGTGTCCCCATCCGCAGCGAAGCAATCTCAATTGCGGAGATCGGGCTAG ATCCATTTCGACGGTGCGTCACGAGTGCGACAATCGACGTCACTGCGTCGTGACCGCGACAAACGGAGTTTTTGGAGATCCGTGCGTCGGAACGTTCAAGTATCTTCAAGTCAAATATGACTGCGAACCAG CTTTCTCCGTCATTGCGTGCGAAGGTTCATCGGCCAC CCTATCCTGTCCAACTGGTGAAGTGATTCGAATTATCAAAGCCCTCTACGGTCGAACGGAGTTTCAGCTCTGTCCCCATCCGGCCAGAGGAAATTTAGCCTGCGGTTCAGCTAG CCATTCCTTGGCCAACGTTCAGAGTCGTTGCGATTATCAGGCAAGCTGTACGGTGCCATCGAGCAACGGCGTGTTTGGAGATCCGTGTCCTGGCACCTACAAGTACTTGGAAGTTCAATACCGCTGTGGCTAA